The following proteins come from a genomic window of Hymenobacter canadensis:
- a CDS encoding DUF1800 domain-containing protein has product MTTTQQQLQHLYWRAGFGPRPEDVAAGLTPRKALRQMLRDSEKVELLDSPQMRYTEPLAQFRPVAPAAGKPQSGMVTTPDQTAMSAGMEMPVAGPQKDRPQPPLLRRQDMSAQQRKMQNQSIQQAFYAMNTGWLTRMATSPAQLREKLTFFWHGHFACRVRRPDAALYLNNTIRRLALGKFSDLLLAVSKEPAMLQFLNNQQNRKQRPNENFAREVMELFTMGRGNYSETDVKEAARAFTGWGYNAQGEFVFRENQHDDGPKTFLGRTGNFTGEQVLAIILEQPRTAEFIATKLYRFFVNDTPNPAHIQVLAQAFFKSGYDISALLEQMFTAEWFYEPANVGTRIKSPVELLAGIKRTMGLQLVDDKPLIVFQKALGQTLFQPPNVAGWPGGRNWIDSSSLLYRLQLPSVLLKNAEFNVALKQDENDIAPNLTKAERTFQQQVKTTVRLAPVQALLARTPAPQQAAALSRFVLQAPIRPENLVVIQQAADKAPAEGRLRTMVTSLLSLPEYQLM; this is encoded by the coding sequence ATGACGACGACGCAACAACAGCTCCAGCATCTGTACTGGCGGGCCGGCTTCGGGCCGCGTCCCGAAGATGTGGCGGCCGGCCTCACGCCCCGCAAAGCCCTGCGCCAGATGCTGCGCGATTCCGAGAAAGTGGAGCTGCTCGACAGCCCGCAGATGCGCTACACCGAGCCGCTGGCCCAGTTCCGGCCCGTGGCGCCTGCGGCCGGCAAGCCGCAGTCGGGCATGGTGACCACACCCGACCAGACGGCCATGAGCGCCGGCATGGAAATGCCCGTGGCGGGGCCGCAGAAGGACCGCCCGCAGCCGCCGCTGCTGCGCCGCCAGGACATGAGCGCGCAGCAGCGCAAAATGCAGAATCAAAGCATTCAGCAGGCCTTTTACGCCATGAATACCGGCTGGCTGACCCGCATGGCTACCTCGCCGGCCCAGCTGCGCGAGAAGCTGACGTTTTTCTGGCACGGGCACTTCGCCTGCCGGGTGCGCCGCCCCGATGCGGCCTTGTACCTCAACAACACCATCCGGCGGCTGGCGCTGGGCAAGTTCTCCGATTTGCTGCTGGCCGTGAGCAAGGAGCCGGCCATGCTGCAGTTCCTCAACAACCAGCAAAACCGCAAGCAGCGCCCCAACGAAAACTTCGCCCGCGAGGTGATGGAGCTATTCACGATGGGCCGCGGCAACTACTCGGAAACCGATGTGAAGGAGGCCGCCCGCGCCTTCACGGGCTGGGGCTACAATGCCCAGGGCGAGTTCGTGTTTCGGGAGAACCAGCATGACGACGGCCCCAAAACCTTCCTGGGGCGCACCGGCAACTTCACCGGCGAGCAGGTGCTGGCCATCATTCTGGAGCAGCCGCGCACGGCCGAGTTCATTGCCACCAAGCTCTACCGCTTCTTCGTGAACGACACGCCCAATCCGGCCCACATTCAGGTGCTGGCGCAGGCGTTCTTCAAGAGCGGCTACGACATCAGCGCGCTACTGGAGCAGATGTTCACGGCCGAGTGGTTTTATGAGCCGGCAAACGTGGGCACGCGCATCAAGTCGCCGGTGGAGCTGCTGGCGGGCATCAAGCGCACGATGGGCCTGCAGCTGGTGGATGACAAGCCGCTCATCGTGTTTCAGAAGGCGCTGGGCCAGACGCTGTTTCAGCCGCCGAACGTGGCCGGCTGGCCCGGTGGCCGCAATTGGATCGACTCGTCGTCGCTGCTGTACCGGCTGCAGCTGCCCTCGGTGCTGCTGAAGAATGCCGAGTTCAACGTGGCGCTCAAGCAGGACGAAAATGACATTGCGCCCAACCTCACCAAAGCCGAGCGTACGTTTCAGCAGCAGGTGAAAACCACCGTGAGGCTGGCGCCGGTGCAGGCGCTGCTGGCCCGCACGCCGGCCCCGCAGCAGGCCGCCGCGCTCAGCCGCTTCGTGCTGCAGGCCCCCATCCGCCCCGAAAACTTGGTCGTCATCCAACAAGCCGCCGACAAAGCCCCCGCCGAAGGCCGCCTGCGCACGATGGTGACGAGTCTGCTGAGCTTGCCGGAATATCAATTGATGTAA
- a CDS encoding DUF1501 domain-containing protein, whose translation MTTRRDFLKTSVLASSLLFVPSFLHALDRQGLKDLRDSRGRRLVVVQLGGGNDGLNTVIPYRNDLYYKARPTLGIWEQSGILALDKDLGFNPAMTRLKGLYDQGQLAVLNSVGYPNPDRSHFRSMDIWQSGSASDQYLSTGWLGRYLDSNCPSCPTAYNGLEVDDTLSLAMKGDLRKGLALKNPGKFHQLTQNQFIAQVSRQQPAGAVSELDYLYKTLAETSSSADYLYQTSKVYKSAVAYPNSEFGRNLKTTAELINSGVGSRVFYVSLTGFDTHVRQQEQQGKLLGDLSDGLGSFAEDLQKAGNFDDTLVLVFSEFGRRVSQNASNGTDHGTANNVLLLGGGLKQRGILNNAPDLQNLLEGDLRHQLDFRSLYATVLHDWLEADDKAILGSQFERLKGLV comes from the coding sequence ATGACCACCCGCCGCGACTTCCTTAAAACCTCCGTACTGGCCAGCAGCCTGCTGTTTGTGCCTTCGTTTCTGCACGCGCTCGACCGCCAGGGTCTCAAAGATCTGCGCGATTCCCGGGGCCGCCGGCTGGTGGTGGTGCAGCTCGGCGGCGGCAACGACGGCCTCAACACCGTCATTCCGTACCGCAACGACCTGTACTACAAAGCCCGACCCACGCTCGGCATCTGGGAGCAGAGCGGCATTCTGGCCCTCGACAAAGACCTGGGCTTCAACCCGGCCATGACGCGCCTCAAGGGCCTCTACGACCAGGGCCAGCTGGCCGTGCTCAACTCCGTGGGCTATCCGAATCCCGACCGGTCGCACTTCCGCTCGATGGATATCTGGCAGAGCGGCTCGGCGTCCGACCAGTACCTGAGCACCGGCTGGCTCGGCCGCTACCTCGACTCGAACTGCCCCAGCTGCCCCACCGCCTACAACGGTCTGGAAGTGGACGACACGCTGAGTTTGGCCATGAAGGGCGACCTGCGCAAAGGACTGGCCCTGAAGAATCCGGGCAAGTTTCATCAGCTGACCCAGAACCAGTTTATCGCGCAGGTGAGCCGCCAGCAGCCGGCCGGCGCGGTGTCAGAGCTGGACTACCTCTACAAGACGCTGGCCGAAACCTCGTCGTCGGCCGACTATCTGTACCAGACCAGCAAGGTGTATAAGTCGGCGGTAGCGTACCCGAACAGCGAGTTTGGCCGTAACCTCAAAACCACCGCCGAGCTGATCAACTCCGGCGTGGGCTCGCGCGTGTTCTACGTGTCGCTCACGGGCTTCGACACGCACGTGCGGCAGCAGGAGCAGCAGGGCAAGCTGCTCGGGGATTTGTCGGATGGGCTGGGCTCGTTTGCGGAGGATCTGCAGAAAGCCGGCAACTTCGATGACACGCTGGTGCTGGTGTTTTCGGAGTTTGGGCGGCGTGTGAGCCAGAACGCCAGCAACGGCACCGACCACGGCACCGCCAACAACGTGCTGCTGCTGGGCGGCGGCCTCAAACAACGCGGCATCCTCAATAACGCCCCCGATCTGCAGAACCTGCTCGAAGGCGACCTGCGCCACCAGCTAGATTTCCGCAGCCTCTACGCCACCGTCCTTCACGACTGGCTGGAAGCCGATGACAAAGCCATCCTTGGCAGCCAGTTCGAGCGACTGAAAGGACTGGTTTAG
- a CDS encoding transporter codes for MLLTLTLALGLTGSPTAPDTLKRTGQANPTTTGETPQRELRPLNADRPGVTESPNTIDPGHFQFETDLVRLINSKPGQETRSRTLRLNAFAIRAGLTDHTEVQVFVDPYTVEKQWAPGETMARSAGFGDMAVRVKHNFIGEDEENEPLVVAAIGFVRLPTGGSEGTGGFEYGILVPATYNFQHEWHVSAQAASFLSYDRDAKQHAVELAPSFAVDHGFNDWLAAFAEFSTSRNLKTRQWTSAVNVGPIFHVSERIQLDFGRRFALSSSADREYYLGFVIER; via the coding sequence ATGCTGCTTACTCTTACGCTGGCCCTAGGCCTGACCGGGTCGCCTACGGCCCCCGACACGCTCAAACGTACCGGCCAAGCCAACCCTACCACTACCGGCGAAACCCCGCAGCGGGAGCTACGCCCGCTCAACGCCGACCGCCCCGGCGTGACGGAAAGCCCCAACACCATCGACCCCGGCCATTTTCAGTTTGAAACGGACCTGGTGCGGCTCATCAACAGCAAGCCGGGCCAGGAAACCCGTTCCCGGACTCTGCGCCTGAATGCTTTTGCCATCCGGGCCGGCCTCACCGACCACACCGAAGTGCAGGTGTTCGTGGACCCCTACACGGTGGAAAAACAGTGGGCGCCGGGCGAAACCATGGCGCGGAGCGCCGGATTCGGCGACATGGCGGTGCGCGTGAAGCACAATTTCATCGGCGAGGATGAGGAAAATGAGCCGTTGGTAGTGGCCGCCATTGGCTTTGTACGCCTGCCCACCGGCGGTAGCGAGGGAACCGGCGGTTTTGAGTATGGTATTCTGGTGCCGGCCACCTACAACTTTCAGCACGAGTGGCATGTTAGCGCCCAAGCGGCTTCGTTTCTGAGCTACGACCGGGACGCCAAACAACACGCCGTAGAGTTAGCTCCCTCCTTTGCCGTCGACCACGGCTTCAACGACTGGCTGGCGGCTTTCGCCGAATTCTCCACGAGCCGTAATCTGAAAACCAGGCAATGGACCTCTGCTGTGAACGTCGGGCCGATTTTCCACGTCAGTGAGCGAATACAGTTGGACTTTGGCCGGCGCTTCGCCCTCAGCAGCAGCGCCGACCGGGAGTATTATCTGGGCTTCGTGATAGAACGGTAA
- a CDS encoding TonB-dependent receptor, with amino-acid sequence MMAQAQTGSIRGSVRAEGKPVPFASVGLKGSSVGTSADEHGAFVLPKVAPGSYRLAVSAVGYQPAERNVTVAVGQPTTVNMALTASSSALGEVVVSGTLGEVIRSESAVAVELYTPRYFQKNPSPCLFENLTMVNGVRPQLNCNVCGTGDIHINGLEGPYTMVLIDGMPIVSSLSTVYGLSGIPSSLVERVEVVKGPASTLYGSEAVGGLINVITKNPAKAPRFSADIFGTSHQDLNVDLATAAKVGAASTLLSTNLYGYNQRRDVNQDGFTDVPTQQRVSVFNKWSWQRPEQRAASLAARYYYEDRFGGQLGWRPEFRGGDSVYGESVYTSRYELLGQYQLPVASQKLLLSGSFNQHRQNSAYGTTRYNATQRVGFGQLTWAKSPSIRHNLLLGAAFRSTWYDDNTPATGSEIRNQPDLINLPGVFVQDEFRLTPDATLLAGLRYDYNPRHGSIVTPRLNYKWGTVDGSRVLRVGIGNGYRVVNLFTEDHAALTGAREVVVPEALRPERSWNANLNYTRFFTTKAGTFSLDGSAFYTYFTNKISPDYDTDPNQIVYRNLDGYAISRGVSLNTDVTFNKPLKLLAGITLMDVFRMERPADGGALRRVAQLHAPVFSGTYAVSYNFAQLGLSVDYTGQVSGPMRLPVQPNDFRPGRSPWFSLQNLQATKRLGPHMEVYGGVKNLLDFLPRHALLRAFDPFDKAVGQDNPNGYTFDTSYNFAPLQGRRTFLGLRYSL; translated from the coding sequence ATGATGGCGCAGGCCCAAACGGGCAGCATCCGGGGCTCGGTGCGGGCCGAGGGCAAACCGGTACCGTTTGCCAGCGTGGGCCTGAAGGGCAGCAGCGTAGGTACTTCGGCTGATGAGCATGGCGCGTTTGTACTGCCGAAGGTGGCTCCCGGCAGCTACCGGCTGGCTGTCAGCGCCGTGGGCTACCAGCCCGCCGAACGCAACGTAACGGTAGCGGTTGGCCAGCCCACTACCGTCAACATGGCCCTGACGGCCAGCAGCAGCGCGCTGGGCGAAGTGGTGGTGAGCGGTACGCTGGGCGAAGTTATCCGGAGCGAGTCGGCGGTGGCGGTGGAACTGTATACGCCGCGCTACTTCCAGAAAAACCCCAGCCCTTGCCTGTTCGAGAACCTGACGATGGTAAACGGCGTGCGGCCCCAGCTGAACTGCAACGTGTGCGGCACCGGCGACATTCACATCAACGGGCTGGAAGGGCCCTACACGATGGTGCTGATTGACGGCATGCCCATCGTCAGCTCGCTGAGCACGGTGTATGGGCTGAGCGGAATTCCGAGCAGCCTGGTGGAGCGGGTGGAAGTGGTGAAAGGGCCGGCCTCGACGCTCTACGGCTCGGAGGCGGTGGGCGGGCTCATCAACGTCATCACCAAAAACCCGGCGAAGGCGCCCCGCTTTTCAGCCGATATCTTCGGCACTTCGCACCAGGACCTGAACGTGGACCTGGCCACGGCGGCTAAAGTGGGCGCGGCCTCCACCCTGCTCAGCACCAATCTCTACGGCTACAACCAGCGCCGCGACGTGAACCAGGACGGTTTCACGGACGTGCCCACGCAGCAAAGGGTGTCAGTGTTCAACAAATGGAGCTGGCAGCGGCCCGAGCAGCGCGCGGCCAGTTTGGCGGCCCGCTACTACTACGAAGACCGGTTTGGGGGCCAGCTGGGCTGGCGGCCCGAGTTTCGGGGCGGCGACAGTGTTTATGGCGAGAGTGTGTATACCAGCCGCTATGAGCTGCTGGGCCAATACCAGCTGCCGGTGGCGAGCCAGAAGCTGCTGCTGAGCGGCTCCTTCAACCAGCACCGCCAGAACTCGGCCTACGGTACCACGCGCTACAACGCCACCCAGCGCGTGGGTTTCGGGCAGCTGACCTGGGCCAAGAGCCCCAGCATCCGGCACAACCTGCTGCTGGGCGCCGCCTTCCGCAGCACCTGGTACGACGACAACACGCCGGCCACCGGCTCCGAAATCCGCAACCAGCCCGACCTGATCAACCTACCCGGCGTATTCGTGCAGGATGAGTTCCGGCTCACGCCCGACGCCACGCTGCTGGCCGGCCTGCGCTACGACTACAACCCGCGCCACGGCAGCATCGTCACGCCGCGCCTCAACTACAAGTGGGGCACTGTTGATGGCAGCCGCGTGCTGCGGGTGGGCATCGGCAACGGCTACCGGGTGGTGAACCTGTTCACGGAAGACCATGCGGCCCTGACCGGGGCCCGCGAAGTGGTGGTGCCGGAAGCGCTGCGGCCGGAGCGGAGCTGGAACGCCAACCTCAACTACACCCGCTTTTTCACCACCAAGGCCGGCACATTCTCGCTGGATGGTAGCGCCTTTTACACCTATTTCACCAACAAAATCAGCCCCGACTACGACACCGACCCCAACCAGATTGTGTACCGCAACCTTGACGGCTACGCCATTTCGCGAGGTGTCTCGCTGAATACCGACGTCACGTTCAACAAGCCACTGAAGCTGCTGGCGGGCATCACGCTGATGGACGTTTTCCGGATGGAGCGGCCGGCGGATGGCGGGGCGTTGCGGCGGGTGGCGCAACTGCATGCTCCGGTATTTTCGGGCACGTATGCGGTCAGCTACAACTTTGCTCAGCTGGGCTTGTCGGTAGACTATACCGGGCAGGTGAGCGGGCCCATGCGCCTGCCGGTGCAGCCCAACGACTTCCGGCCCGGCCGCTCGCCGTGGTTTTCGCTGCAGAACCTGCAGGCTACCAAGCGACTGGGGCCGCACATGGAAGTGTACGGCGGCGTGAAAAACCTGCTCGATTTCCTGCCTCGCCACGCGCTGCTGCGGGCCTTCGACCCCTTCGACAAAGCAGTGGGCCAAGACAATCCCAACGGCTACACTTTCGATACCAGTTATAACTTCGCGCCGCTGCAGGGGCGGCGCACGTTTTTGGGGCTGCGGTACAGTTTATAG
- a CDS encoding Nramp family divalent metal transporter, producing MQEAPPVAEAGWRRARTSLSLSEVHGSIKVPPLNASFWRKMRAFWGPGLMVAVGYMDPGNWATDIAGGSQFGYTLLSVILISNLFAMLLQHLAAKLGIVTGRDLAQACRDHYSKPVAMVLWFLCEVAIAACDLAEVIGSAIALNLLFGLPLPWGVVLTILDVLVVLLFQSRGFRVIESIIAGLTVVIFGCFLYEIIVSNPDYFGILGGLVPQPEVVTNPKMLYIAIGILGATVMPHNLYLHSSIVQTRAIEQTEPGKRMAIKFATIDSTVALFLAFFVNAAILITSAAAFHRNGLQDVADIGDAHKLLAPVLGAGAASAVFAVALLASGQNSTLTGTLAGQIVMEGFLDLKLRPWLRRLITRGIAVVPALVVTILYGEKGTGELLVLSQVILSLQLSFAVVPLVLFTSSKAKMGVFVNRPWVQVLAWLVSGIIIVLNLYLLYKTFFG from the coding sequence ATGCAGGAAGCTCCCCCGGTGGCGGAAGCCGGCTGGCGACGGGCCCGCACGTCTTTGTCGCTGAGCGAAGTACACGGCAGTATCAAAGTGCCGCCCCTGAATGCTTCGTTCTGGCGCAAGATGCGCGCCTTCTGGGGCCCAGGCCTGATGGTGGCCGTGGGTTATATGGACCCCGGTAACTGGGCCACCGATATTGCCGGCGGCTCGCAGTTCGGCTACACGCTGCTGTCGGTTATCCTGATTTCCAACCTCTTCGCGATGCTGCTGCAGCACCTGGCCGCCAAGCTCGGCATCGTGACCGGGCGCGACCTGGCGCAGGCCTGTCGCGACCATTACTCCAAGCCGGTGGCCATGGTGCTGTGGTTTCTGTGCGAAGTGGCCATTGCCGCCTGCGACCTGGCCGAAGTCATCGGCTCGGCCATTGCCCTGAACCTGCTGTTTGGCCTGCCGCTACCCTGGGGCGTGGTACTCACCATCCTGGATGTGCTGGTGGTGCTGCTGTTCCAGAGCCGCGGCTTCCGCGTGATTGAAAGCATCATTGCGGGCCTTACCGTGGTGATTTTTGGCTGCTTCCTGTACGAAATCATCGTGTCGAACCCCGACTATTTCGGGATTCTGGGCGGCTTGGTGCCGCAGCCGGAAGTCGTGACCAACCCCAAGATGCTCTACATTGCCATCGGGATTCTGGGCGCCACGGTTATGCCCCACAACCTGTACCTGCACTCCAGCATCGTGCAAACGCGCGCCATCGAGCAGACGGAGCCCGGCAAGCGCATGGCCATCAAGTTTGCCACCATCGACTCGACGGTGGCGCTGTTTCTGGCGTTTTTCGTGAATGCGGCCATTCTTATCACCTCGGCGGCGGCCTTCCACCGCAACGGCCTGCAGGACGTAGCCGACATCGGCGACGCGCACAAGCTGCTGGCGCCGGTACTGGGCGCGGGCGCGGCAAGCGCCGTGTTTGCGGTGGCGCTGCTGGCGTCCGGCCAGAATTCTACGCTCACGGGCACGCTGGCCGGCCAAATTGTGATGGAAGGATTTCTCGACCTGAAGCTGCGGCCTTGGCTGCGGCGCCTCATTACGCGCGGCATTGCCGTGGTGCCGGCCCTGGTAGTGACCATTCTGTACGGCGAGAAAGGAACCGGCGAACTGCTGGTACTAAGCCAGGTGATTCTGAGTCTGCAGCTGAGCTTTGCGGTAGTGCCGCTGGTGCTGTTCACGAGTAGTAAGGCCAAAATGGGCGTGTTCGTGAACCGGCCCTGGGTGCAGGTGCTGGCCTGGCTGGTGTCGGGCATCATCATCGTGCTGAACCTCTACCTGCTCTACAAGACGTTCTTCGGCTAA
- a CDS encoding PQQ-dependent sugar dehydrogenase → MKRTATFLLIAGLTAPAVAQQNPALATYTVGTTTLTLSAVANNLDTPWELLWGPDNFLWMTERGGRISRINPTTGQVLPLLTVADVTETGESGLLGMALHPDFTTSPFVYIVYNYTDAGALKEKLVRYTYSAAAGTLSSPLVLLGNIPAVTTHSGSRLLILPDRTLLMTTGDAQQQPEAQNAASLNGKILRLNLDGTVPATNPTPGSLVYTLGHRNPQGLVRAASGRLYSSEHGPNNDDEVNLIEPGRNYGWPTVEGFCNLPAEQTFCGANNVREPLAAYTPTIAVAGLTAYNSPAIPQWANSLLMVSLKAGKLTSLQLNTAGDQVASQADLWTGTYGRLRAICVSPQGKVYLTTSNRDGRATPGATDDQLLVLENRAFAPNSTRNAQSAALSVWPNPAAQTATVRLPAPASAPLTLHDALGRLTQTVPMAGRAEAQLDLRRVAPGLYTIRTALDGTPVQRKLMVE, encoded by the coding sequence ATGAAACGCACTGCTACTTTCCTGCTGATTGCTGGCCTGACGGCTCCGGCCGTGGCCCAGCAAAACCCCGCGCTGGCCACCTACACGGTGGGTACCACCACGCTCACGCTGTCGGCCGTCGCCAACAACCTCGATACGCCCTGGGAGCTGCTGTGGGGGCCCGACAACTTCCTGTGGATGACGGAGCGCGGCGGCCGCATCAGCCGCATCAACCCCACCACCGGCCAGGTGCTGCCGCTACTAACCGTAGCCGACGTGACCGAAACCGGCGAAAGCGGCCTGCTGGGTATGGCCCTGCACCCCGATTTCACCACTTCGCCCTTCGTGTACATCGTGTACAACTACACCGATGCTGGGGCGCTCAAGGAGAAGCTGGTGCGCTACACGTATTCGGCTGCGGCGGGTACCCTGAGCAGTCCGCTGGTGCTGCTGGGCAACATTCCGGCCGTGACCACGCACAGCGGCTCGCGCCTGCTTATCCTGCCCGACCGAACCCTGCTGATGACCACCGGCGACGCCCAGCAGCAGCCCGAAGCCCAGAACGCAGCCTCCCTCAACGGCAAGATTCTGCGCCTGAACCTGGATGGTACCGTGCCGGCCACTAACCCCACGCCCGGCAGCCTGGTGTATACGCTGGGTCACCGCAACCCGCAGGGGCTGGTGCGCGCCGCCTCGGGCCGCCTCTACAGCTCGGAGCATGGCCCCAACAACGACGACGAGGTGAACCTGATTGAGCCGGGTCGCAACTACGGCTGGCCAACTGTGGAAGGCTTCTGCAACCTGCCCGCCGAGCAGACTTTCTGTGGCGCCAACAACGTGCGTGAGCCGCTGGCCGCCTACACGCCCACCATTGCCGTGGCAGGCCTCACTGCCTACAACAGCCCCGCCATTCCGCAGTGGGCCAACTCGCTGCTAATGGTTAGCCTGAAAGCCGGCAAGCTCACCAGTCTGCAACTCAATACGGCCGGCGACCAGGTAGCCAGCCAAGCCGACCTCTGGACCGGCACCTACGGCCGTCTGCGCGCCATCTGTGTGTCGCCGCAGGGCAAGGTGTACCTGACCACCAGCAACCGCGACGGCCGCGCCACGCCCGGCGCCACTGACGACCAGCTATTGGTGCTGGAAAACCGGGCCTTCGCGCCCAATTCCACCCGCAACGCTCAGTCGGCGGCCCTGAGCGTGTGGCCCAACCCGGCCGCGCAGACCGCCACCGTACGCCTGCCGGCCCCGGCCAGCGCCCCGCTTACCCTGCACGATGCCCTGGGCCGCCTCACCCAAACCGTGCCGATGGCGGGCCGCGCCGAAGCCCAGTTGGATCTGCGCCGCGTGGCACCCGGCCTCTACACCATCCGGACGGCGCTGGACGGCACGCCCGTGCAGCGCAAGCTGATGGTGGAGTAA
- a CDS encoding GNAT family N-acetyltransferase has product MLLTESRPDGFTISTDPARLDVAAIHRYLAHDSYWAKGIPLDTVERAIANSLPFGLYTPEGQLAGFARIVTDYATFAWLCDVFVLPAHRSQGLSKWLMQVVWAHPQLQGLRRRLLATLDAHGLYEQFGFAPLAAPDRFLEIRQHNPYGVETAN; this is encoded by the coding sequence ATGTTGCTCACCGAGTCCCGCCCCGACGGCTTCACCATCAGCACCGACCCCGCCCGCCTCGACGTGGCCGCCATCCACCGCTACCTGGCCCACGATTCCTACTGGGCTAAAGGCATTCCGCTGGATACCGTGGAGCGGGCCATTGCCAACTCGCTGCCGTTTGGGCTCTACACACCCGAGGGCCAACTGGCCGGTTTTGCCCGCATCGTTACGGATTACGCCACGTTTGCCTGGCTCTGTGACGTATTCGTGCTGCCGGCGCACCGCAGCCAGGGGCTGTCGAAGTGGCTGATGCAGGTGGTGTGGGCGCACCCGCAGCTGCAGGGCCTGCGCCGCCGGCTGCTGGCCACCCTCGACGCCCACGGGCTGTACGAGCAATTCGGTTTCGCCCCGCTGGCCGCCCCCGACCGGTTTCTGGAGATTCGCCAGCACAATCCCTACGGCGTCGAAACGGCCAATTAG
- a CDS encoding serine hydrolase, whose product MSHSYIIRQLGLWMLLGWLALPSLAIGQNAASVPPAPTPPGASSTARPAANSSLLDSLLHTDPQLARIADNPREYELQIIYTQISRDEHNQPHFVQHNFQLDARQYFNPASLVKLPTAVLALEKINQLARPGLTRRSPMVTGTAFRCQTAAPYNPAADSDQLNTVGNYIKRMLLVSDNNAYNRLYEFLGQRPLNERLAQLGYTDTRIVRRFAPCDPEANRHTNPISFFTTAGQPLYQQPAAVNPEPFSYPLGRITKGRAHQAGGRIITQPYDFTTANYLPLQHVTDMLKAILFPQATPAAQQFQLTPDDYAFLRYYLHRTPHSSAYKPYAGTQYFDAYKKYLYYGRRPQAQTNPSLHIYNVVGMSHGYLADVAYFADAATKTEFMLSAVVYVNHDGIINDGAYEYTTIGLPFLEKLGQRLWQFETQRPRQFTPDLSVLFEMETVR is encoded by the coding sequence ATGAGCCACTCTTATATAATACGTCAGCTTGGGTTGTGGATGCTGCTGGGCTGGCTGGCGCTACCATCTTTGGCTATCGGGCAAAATGCCGCATCAGTCCCCCCGGCGCCTACTCCGCCCGGTGCCTCCTCAACGGCGCGGCCTGCCGCCAACAGCTCGCTACTCGACAGCCTGCTGCACACCGACCCCCAGCTGGCCCGCATCGCCGACAACCCCCGCGAATACGAGCTGCAGATCATCTACACTCAGATCAGCCGTGACGAGCACAACCAGCCGCATTTCGTCCAGCACAACTTCCAGCTTGACGCCCGCCAATATTTTAACCCGGCCAGCCTCGTGAAGCTGCCCACCGCCGTGCTGGCGCTCGAAAAGATCAACCAGCTGGCCCGGCCCGGCCTCACCCGGCGCAGCCCCATGGTTACCGGCACCGCCTTCCGCTGCCAGACCGCCGCCCCCTACAACCCCGCCGCCGACTCCGACCAACTCAACACCGTCGGCAACTACATCAAACGGATGCTGCTCGTCAGTGACAACAACGCCTACAATCGGCTCTACGAGTTTCTCGGCCAGCGCCCCCTCAACGAACGTCTGGCGCAATTAGGCTACACCGATACCCGCATCGTGCGCCGTTTCGCCCCCTGCGACCCGGAGGCCAACCGCCACACCAACCCCATCAGCTTTTTCACTACCGCCGGCCAGCCACTCTACCAGCAGCCTGCAGCTGTCAACCCTGAGCCGTTCAGTTATCCGCTGGGCCGTATCACCAAAGGCCGCGCCCATCAGGCCGGCGGCCGCATCATCACCCAGCCCTACGACTTCACCACCGCCAACTACCTTCCCCTGCAGCACGTCACCGACATGCTCAAGGCCATTCTGTTTCCGCAAGCCACCCCCGCCGCCCAGCAGTTCCAGCTAACTCCCGACGATTACGCCTTCCTGCGCTATTATCTGCACCGTACCCCGCACAGTTCAGCCTACAAGCCGTATGCCGGCACTCAGTATTTCGATGCCTACAAGAAGTACCTCTACTACGGCCGCCGCCCACAGGCACAAACGAACCCCTCGCTGCATATCTATAATGTAGTCGGCATGTCGCACGGCTATTTGGCCGATGTGGCCTACTTCGCCGATGCCGCCACCAAAACCGAGTTTATGCTCAGTGCCGTCGTCTACGTCAATCACGACGGCATTATCAACGACGGCGCCTACGAATACACGACCATAGGCCTGCCTTTTCTGGAAAAGCTAGGCCAACGTCTATGGCAGTTCGAAACCCAACGCCCCCGTCAGTTTACCCCCGATTTGTCTGTTTTATTTGAAATGGAAACAGTCAGGTGA